The following nucleotide sequence is from Geoalkalibacter sp..
TTTCCAAATTCGGGCTGTCCCAGGTGGTCGCCACATTTTCCGACGACATGCCGATCTACGACTCGCGCCAGCTGATCATGGAGCGCTTGGCCGGCGTCGCCTTGCCTCCGGGCATCGAGCGGCCGGAAATGGGTCCCATCTCCACCGGCCTGGGCGAGGTCTTTCACTATGTGCTGCGCTCCAAAACCCGCTCTCTTGATGAACTGCGCACCCTGCACGACTGGGTGGTCAAACCCGAATTGCGCAAGGCAGCGGGCGTGGCCGAGGTCAACTCCTGGGGCGGCCTGGAGCGCCAGTATCATGTCGTCGTGGTTCCGGAGCGGCTGATCAAGTACGGTCTCACCCTGCGCGACGTGACCGCCGCCCTGGAAGAGAACAATGCCAACGTCGGGGGAGGGCAGGTCACCTCCGGCGGTCAGACCCTGCTGGTGCACGGACTGGGGCAGGTCTCGGGGCTTGCCGAGGTCGGCGGCATCGTCATCGCCTCCTACGCGGGCACCCCGGTGCATATCCGGGATGTCGGCGATGTGATCTTCGGCCATGAGCTGCGCCGTGGTGCCGTGACGGCTCAGGGGGAAGGCGAGGTGGTGCTCGGCCTGGGATTCATGCTCATGGGCGAAAACAGCCGCGCCGTGACCACGGCCCTCAAGCAGCGTCTGGACATGGTGCGCCCGGCCCTGCCGGCCGACGTGATCCTGGAAACCGTCTATGACCGCACCGATCTCGTGGAGCAGGTCATCGACACCGTCAAGCACAACCTGTTTCTCGGTGCCGTGCTGGTCATCGCGGTGCTCTTCATGCTGCTCGGCAACCTGCGCGCCGGACTCATCGTCGCCGCCGCCATTCCCCTCTCCATGCTGTTCGCGGCCCTCGGCATGCACTATCTGGGCATCGCCGCGAGCTTGTTGTCCCTGGGCGCCATCGACTTCGGCATTCTGGTTGATGGATCGGTGGTCATGACCGAAGCCAATCTGCGGCGCGTGACGGAGCGTCAGACCGAACTCGGCCGTCCCCTGACCGCCGCCGAGCGCATGGCCTGCGTGGCCGAATCGAGTAAAGAAGTGGTGCGGCCGATCTTCTTCGGCATGCTCATTATCCTGCTGGTGTTTTTGCCGGTGCTGACCTTGGAAGGCGTCGAGGGCAAGATGTTCAAGCCCATGGCCTGGACGTTTATCTGCGCCTTGCTCGGGGCCCTTCTGGTCGCGTTGTTTCTCACGCCCATCCTCAGTGAACGCCTGCTGTCCAAGCCTCCCCGACCCGGACGCGGACGGGTGACGGGCAAGCTGCAGGACGGCTACGGCGTGCTGCTGTCGCGCGCCCTTCGCTACAAGGGCCTTCTGTTGGCCGTGGTCGTAGTTCTTTTGTTCGGCACCGCAGGAATCGCCCTGCGCCTGGGCGGCGAATTCCTGCCGCGCATGGGAGAGGGCTCGCTGGTGGCCAGCGTGGTGCGCCTTGCCGGGGTCTCCATTGATGAGTCCGTAGCCTACAACACCCATCTGGAAAAATTCCTGCTGAGCGAGTTTCCCGATGAAATCCGCCATGTCTGGAGCCGCATCGGCAGCGCCGAGGTTGCCACCGACCCCATGGGCACCGAGTTGACCGATTTGTTCATGACCCTGCATCCCCGCGACCAATGGAAGCGCGCGGCCACCCAGTCGGAGCTCGAAAGCCTGGTGGAAACCGCCATGCAGAATCTGCCCGGCATCCGCACCGTGCTCACCCAGCCCATTGAACTGCGCGTCAATGAAATGCTCTCGGGCATTCGCGCCGATGTGGGCATCAAGCTCTACGGCGAGGATTTCGGCAATCTGGTGGCTTTGGGCGAAGAGATCGAGCATCTGCTCACCGAGATCCCCGGGGCCTCGGATGTGTCGGTGGAGCAGATAACCGGCCAGCCGACCCTGCAGGTGCGCCTCGATCAGCAGGCCCTGGCGCGGCATGGCGTGGCGGCTCGCGAGGTCTTGGACATCATCGCC
It contains:
- a CDS encoding efflux RND transporter permease subunit, with translation MLERLIDIALRNRLLVGLLFAAAMGLGSWALVSLPVDAFPDTTPVQVQINTVAPNLGPEEIERQITLPVELAIAGLPELESVRSISKFGLSQVVATFSDDMPIYDSRQLIMERLAGVALPPGIERPEMGPISTGLGEVFHYVLRSKTRSLDELRTLHDWVVKPELRKAAGVAEVNSWGGLERQYHVVVVPERLIKYGLTLRDVTAALEENNANVGGGQVTSGGQTLLVHGLGQVSGLAEVGGIVIASYAGTPVHIRDVGDVIFGHELRRGAVTAQGEGEVVLGLGFMLMGENSRAVTTALKQRLDMVRPALPADVILETVYDRTDLVEQVIDTVKHNLFLGAVLVIAVLFMLLGNLRAGLIVAAAIPLSMLFAALGMHYLGIAASLLSLGAIDFGILVDGSVVMTEANLRRVTERQTELGRPLTAAERMACVAESSKEVVRPIFFGMLIILLVFLPVLTLEGVEGKMFKPMAWTFICALLGALLVALFLTPILSERLLSKPPRPGRGRVTGKLQDGYGVLLSRALRYKGLLLAVVVVLLFGTAGIALRLGGEFLPRMGEGSLVASVVRLAGVSIDESVAYNTHLEKFLLSEFPDEIRHVWSRIGSAEVATDPMGTELTDLFMTLHPRDQWKRAATQSELESLVETAMQNLPGIRTVLTQPIELRVNEMLSGIRADVGIKLYGEDFGNLVALGEEIEHLLTEIPGASDVSVEQITGQPTLQVRLDQQALARHGVAAREVLDIIAAVGSLRVGEVFEGERSFPLVVRLPDAQREDVEALRNTLIPTLSGAVLPLSALAEITEEDRPSTINREWGRRLIKIQTNVRERDIASFVAEARATIAAEISLPEGYLIEWGGQFENLERSQKRLAIVVPLTLVLIFLLLYLSLKKLRHVLIIYTGIPFAAVGGVLALWLRGIPFSVSAAVGFIALSGIAVLNGQVLVSAIGQGLERGETLLAAVTDGARKRLIPVLATAITDAAGFLPMALSTGVGAEVQRPLATVVIGGVLTSTLLTLFVLPALYVLAAP